The Moorena producens PAL-8-15-08-1 genomic interval TCTTTAAGATAATTTTCTAGATAACGACGTTCTCCTAAAGTACAAGGCTGAGTTGCTCTGAGAACAAACAGGATAGCGTGACAATTATTAATGTAACCGAGGGATAACTCATTGCGCGCTTCCGTATCATTCAGTCCTGGACTATCTACAATTTCAATCCCTTTTTCTAGCAATGGTAAGGGATACTCCACGATGGCATGACTAACATTGGGAAACGCTAGCTTCTTCTGTTGTTCTAGTCGCTTGGCTTCAGCTGGATCGATGGTATAGCGATGCTTAAAGGATTTAAAATCAATTTCTTCCGGTGCTGTGTCATCATTAAAGTACACTGTCACCTTCTTTTGAGAACCATAGCGTAAAACTGTCAGTAAAGCTGTACAAGGATTGACATCACTGGGCAGTAAATTCTCACCAATTAAAGCATTGAGAAATGTACTTTTTCCCCGCTTCATATCCCCTAATACCAGTAGTCGGAATCGCCCCTGGTATAAATTTTTACTAGCTTTAGAAATATCTTCAATATCTCTATCCAAGCCTAATTTACCAGAATTTTGCTCCCCTGCGGATTCCGATTGTTCTAGTATATTACTGATTTGATTTAAATAACCAGCTATTTCACCACGCACCGTGGCAACTCGATCGAGATCATTGAGAAAATTTGTGGTTTCGATTTTAGCACTCATAGTTATATAGCGTTTGTATCTAGGTTGTTAACACACGTATTGTCAAAAAAGGCAAAAGGCAAGAGGCAAAAGGCAAGAGGCAAAAGGCAAGAGGGGCAAGAGCTCCGGAGTTTTATTGGACAATAAAAAAAGACCTTCTAGGTTTACATCTCAAATACAAACGCTATAGTATTTCTATTGGAGATGTAAAGATAGGATTGATATAAAAAGGGAATAGGGAATAGGGAACAGGGAATAGGGAATAGGAAATAGGGAAGAAAGAGTAGTGGGTGCATCTCCTAAAAGCTGTTTGACCCGGTGGTGCGTTACGGGCAGCAACCTAACCCGGGCGTTGAGGCTGAAAATGAGGGTGAGCCCTTCCCTAACGCACCCTACGCGACTCCCGACTCCCGACTCCCGACTCCCGACTCCCGACTCCCTACTCCCTTGAATGCTTACATTGGAGCTGCTAGCAAGTACCCATAAACGGATTCAATACCATTAACCTTAGACAAAACCTCAGCATCCAAACTTCTTAGACGCTTTAACTCAGTCTCGCGATTAACTTGATTAGACTCTTTTTGCTCTACCAAATTATCCAACTCATCCTTCCGGGATTTAATGTCATCATTTAATCGTTTAATCACCTGGCGTTCATAATCATCAAAACACTCGTTGACCGCATCATGAATTGGTTGCCATTGCTCCTCAGCCAACTTAGGCAAATAGTTTACCAACTCTTTCTTAGTAGCTTGAATTAATTCCTTGCGAGCTTGATCCGCTTGGAAAGCGCCAACCCCTAGACCCATCAGAGCAAAATATAATGGTCCTATCAATGCTGTTGTAAAAGTTGTTGTGAAAATCAATAAAAAGCTAGTAATTCCCCACACAGCAAACCAATTGACCAGAATATTTTTCCAATCAAAGCCAGCACCAGCTAGAAAAACACCAGCAACATTACCTGAAGCCAAGGATAAAAATCCCATCGCCCAACTGGCCCAGGCTGGTGAAGTGTCTGCTGAATCCATAGTGGTATTGGGGTAAACCTTTTTCCCAATCAACTTTTCAGTCATGGTATCGGCTATCTTACCATAGATGGCACCATAATTAGCGGCACTCCTAGCTAGTTCTAAAAAGGCTTGACTTATTTTTTGCTCAGCGGTGACTTCCCAATCCGAAATCTTTTCGTTAATGTACCGTTCAAAGGCTCGCTTAAATGCTGCATTAAACTCATCCCGTTTCCCCTGTCGCAGGAAATCCAGAAAGCCTAAATCTGGCTGATAGCGGACAAAATCTGATTCAAAGGTATTACCTAAATTTAAAATATAGTCCCGAAATGAATTAGCTACAGCTTTTGCTGTACGGTTACGGGTAATTCGGATTTCTTCCTGAAATTGATCACGAATTTCCGTCAGTTTCTCAAATTCCGGTGCGACTTCGTTAATCTGCTGTTTCAACTGATTAACATCCTGATCCAACAATGGAATCCGCCGTTCAATTGCTTCATGGACATGGTTATAGACTTGCTGAGCTAGGATTTTAGCTTGGCGCATTTCTGCGATCGCACGTTCTTTGGTTAAAAATGAATTAAGTTGTGCCATCAATTCAGGAAATCCCGTTCCTTCAAGAGAATCCTCGGAATTTTTAACCCGCCGACGCAAGGCCATCAATGAAGAAATTTCAAAGACTCGTTTCTGATAAGTCTGTGCCTCTACCTGAAAATAATCCATCAGGTTAGCTTGGAAGACTTGACGGAGTTTTTCCTCAGCTGCTGCTAGTTCTTCGGAGTCTTCCGGGTCAATCAATCCCTTACGAATCTCATCCCAAGCATTAATTAAAAAGAAAACCGTTAATCCCCGACCTTTAAGATAATTTTCGATATAACGACGTTCTTCTAGAGTACAGGGCTGAGTTGCTTTGAGGACAAATAGGATAGCGTGACAATTATTAATGTAACTGAGGGATAACTGATTGCGTGCTTCCGTATCATTTAGTCCTGGACTATCTACAATTTCAATCCCTTTTTCTAGCAACGGTAAGGGATACTCCACCACGGCATGACTAACATTAGGAAAGGCTAGCTTTTGCTCTTGTTCTAGTCGCTTCGCTTGGTCTGGGTCGATGGTATAGCGCTGCTTAAAATTTTCTAAATCAATTTCTTGGGGTAGTGTCTCATCATTAAAGTACACTGTAACTTTCTTTTGAGCACCATAGCGTAAAACCGTCAGTAAAGCTGTACAAGGATTGACATCACTGGGCAGTAAATTCTCACCAATTAAGGCATTGAGGAATGTACTTTTTCCTCGCTTCATATCCCCTAATACCAATAGCCGAAATCGCCCCTGCTGTAAATTTTTACTGACTTTATAGATATCTTCAATATCTCTATCTAAGCCTAATTTACCTGAATTATGCTCCCCTGCGGATTCCGATTGCTCAAGAGTTTTATTGATTTGATTTAAATTACTTGCGATTTCAGCACGAACTCTGGCAACGCGATCGAGATCATGGAGAAAATTTGTGGTTTCCATTTTAGTACTCATATTTATTTTGACCTTAGCTAATTAATGGTTTCAAAGGGAACAGGGAACAGGGAGTAGGGAGTAGGGAGTAGGGA includes:
- a CDS encoding dynamin family protein, which gives rise to MSTKMETTNFLHDLDRVARVRAEIASNLNQINKTLEQSESAGEHNSGKLGLDRDIEDIYKVSKNLQQGRFRLLVLGDMKRGKSTFLNALIGENLLPSDVNPCTALLTVLRYGAQKKVTVYFNDETLPQEIDLENFKQRYTIDPDQAKRLEQEQKLAFPNVSHAVVEYPLPLLEKGIEIVDSPGLNDTEARNQLSLSYINNCHAILFVLKATQPCTLEERRYIENYLKGRGLTVFFLINAWDEIRKGLIDPEDSEELAAAEEKLRQVFQANLMDYFQVEAQTYQKRVFEISSLMALRRRVKNSEDSLEGTGFPELMAQLNSFLTKERAIAEMRQAKILAQQVYNHVHEAIERRIPLLDQDVNQLKQQINEVAPEFEKLTEIRDQFQEEIRITRNRTAKAVANSFRDYILNLGNTFESDFVRYQPDLGFLDFLRQGKRDEFNAAFKRAFERYINEKISDWEVTAEQKISQAFLELARSAANYGAIYGKIADTMTEKLIGKKVYPNTTMDSADTSPAWASWAMGFLSLASGNVAGVFLAGAGFDWKNILVNWFAVWGITSFLLIFTTTFTTALIGPLYFALMGLGVGAFQADQARKELIQATKKELVNYLPKLAEEQWQPIHDAVNECFDDYERQVIKRLNDDIKSRKDELDNLVEQKESNQVNRETELKRLRSLDAEVLSKVNGIESVYGYLLAAPM